A stretch of the Arthrobacter stackebrandtii genome encodes the following:
- the recO gene encoding DNA repair protein RecO encodes MSNQSFAARTFRDDAVVLRTHKLGEADRIIILLSRHHGQLRAVARGVRRTSSKFGARLEPFMVADLQLLKGRSLDIVTQAVARASYGGAIAANYDKYVVAAAMTETAERLTDVDGETSNAHYQLLVGALAALSRGAHAPELILDSYLLRAVSIAGWAPSFTECARCGEPGPHGAFNAALGGAVCHDCRPPGSPAPAPETMALLGALLSGNWPGADASAPLHRREAAGLVAGYVQWHLERTVRSLKLVERV; translated from the coding sequence GTGTCCAACCAATCCTTTGCCGCCCGCACCTTCCGTGACGATGCGGTGGTGCTGCGCACCCACAAGCTGGGTGAGGCTGACAGGATCATCATCCTGCTCTCCCGGCACCACGGGCAGCTGCGTGCCGTGGCCCGCGGCGTGCGCCGGACCAGCAGCAAGTTTGGCGCCCGCCTGGAACCGTTCATGGTCGCGGACCTGCAACTGCTGAAGGGCCGTTCGCTGGACATCGTCACGCAGGCGGTGGCCCGGGCCAGCTACGGCGGCGCCATTGCCGCCAACTACGACAAATACGTGGTGGCGGCTGCCATGACGGAAACGGCGGAGCGGCTGACGGATGTCGACGGGGAGACGTCCAACGCCCACTACCAGTTGCTGGTGGGTGCCCTGGCTGCGCTGAGCCGCGGTGCGCACGCCCCGGAACTGATACTCGATTCCTACCTGCTGCGCGCCGTCTCGATCGCGGGCTGGGCCCCCAGCTTCACCGAGTGCGCCCGCTGCGGCGAGCCCGGTCCCCACGGGGCATTCAACGCGGCCCTGGGCGGGGCGGTCTGCCACGACTGCCGGCCGCCGGGCTCACCCGCGCCGGCACCGGAAACCATGGCGCTGCTGGGCGCCCTGCTGAGCGGAAACTGGCCCGGTGCCGACGCCTCGGCGCCCCTCCACCGCCGGGAGGCCGCAGGATTGGTGGCAGGATATGTGCAATGGCATTTGGAGCGCACGGTGCGCTCCCTGAAACTCGTGGAGCGTGTGTAA
- a CDS encoding isoprenyl transferase — protein MAVKRSSRSKSKPPVVAPWPHASGATVPAIPGEFVPRHVAIVMDGNGRWANQRGLPRVEGHKAGEPALLDVMAGAIEMGIKYVSVYAFSTENWKRSPEEIRFLMGFNKDVLRRQRDQLDAWGVRIRWAGRRPKLWGSVIRELEEAQERTKDNDVITLTMCVNYGGRAEIADAVTALAADVAAGRLSPKSVSEKTIQKYLYVSEAPDVDLFLRSSGEQRLSNFLLWQSAYAEFVFMDTLWPDVDRRTLWQAVEEYASRDRRYGGAVDAAAKPS, from the coding sequence ATGGCCGTCAAACGCAGCAGTCGCAGCAAATCCAAGCCGCCCGTGGTGGCGCCCTGGCCGCACGCCTCGGGTGCCACCGTCCCCGCCATCCCGGGCGAGTTTGTTCCCCGGCACGTGGCCATCGTCATGGACGGCAACGGCAGGTGGGCCAACCAGCGCGGCCTGCCGCGGGTGGAGGGGCACAAGGCGGGCGAACCCGCACTGCTGGACGTCATGGCCGGGGCCATCGAGATGGGCATCAAGTACGTCAGCGTCTACGCTTTCTCCACCGAAAACTGGAAGCGCTCACCTGAGGAAATCCGCTTTCTCATGGGCTTCAACAAGGACGTGCTGCGCCGGCAGCGGGATCAGCTGGACGCCTGGGGCGTGCGCATCCGCTGGGCAGGGCGCCGTCCCAAGCTTTGGGGATCCGTCATCCGCGAGCTGGAGGAAGCGCAGGAACGCACCAAGGACAATGACGTCATCACCTTGACCATGTGCGTCAACTATGGCGGGAGGGCGGAGATTGCCGACGCCGTCACCGCCCTGGCTGCCGACGTCGCCGCCGGGCGCCTGAGCCCCAAGTCGGTTTCGGAGAAGACCATCCAAAAGTACCTCTACGTCTCCGAGGCTCCCGACGTCGACCTCTTCCTGCGCTCCAGCGGCGAGCAGCGGCTGTCCAACTTCCTGCTGTGGCAGTCCGCCTACGCAGAATTCGTCTTCATGGACACCCTGTGGCCCGACGTCGACCGGCGCACGCTGTGGCAGGCAGTGGAGGAATATGCCAGCCGCGACCGCCGATACGGCGGGGCCGTTGACGCTGCAGCCAAGCCCTCATAA
- a CDS encoding alpha/beta hydrolase, whose product MMAAGPEWVQDILGPDYQSTTLRVPARDGTGDYRSTLVRHRPAGSGSAPARTGGAWPPREAGAGGRQVLPPVLFIHGWSDYFYNTALAEFFTSRGHPFYAIDLHNHGRSLDSVELGGYVADLADYDAEILAAHQLIAGAHPVDAAEHRPAEQLADRTGVPTPVVLVGHSTGGLIATLWAHHHPGLVGNLILNSPWLEIQGGAAIRRAATPLVQLADLRPLMRMRVPERSFYWRGISDQAYGEWPVDKSLRPPQAFPVRAGWMKAILAAQQEVASGLKLPMPILVLLSAKSMLGPVWSDAMLHADVVLDVRSLALRTLSLGDSVSLERIEGALHEVFLSLGPVRHEAYARLERWMRGYVDPPA is encoded by the coding sequence ATGATGGCAGCTGGCCCCGAGTGGGTCCAGGACATCCTGGGCCCGGACTACCAGTCCACGACCCTGCGGGTGCCGGCCCGTGACGGGACCGGTGACTACCGCTCAACTCTGGTCCGCCACCGGCCCGCCGGCAGCGGATCGGCGCCGGCCCGGACCGGCGGGGCGTGGCCGCCACGTGAGGCGGGTGCCGGTGGACGGCAGGTGCTGCCGCCGGTGCTGTTCATCCACGGCTGGAGCGACTACTTCTACAACACTGCACTGGCGGAGTTCTTCACCTCACGGGGCCACCCGTTCTATGCCATCGACCTGCACAACCACGGCCGCAGCCTCGACTCGGTGGAGCTGGGCGGGTATGTGGCGGACCTGGCCGACTACGATGCTGAAATCCTTGCTGCCCACCAACTCATCGCCGGCGCGCATCCGGTGGACGCGGCCGAGCACCGGCCTGCGGAACAGTTGGCGGATCGCACGGGCGTTCCAACGCCTGTGGTCCTCGTAGGCCACTCCACGGGCGGGCTGATCGCCACGCTGTGGGCGCACCACCACCCGGGGCTGGTGGGCAACCTGATCCTGAACAGCCCGTGGCTGGAGATCCAGGGCGGGGCCGCGATCAGGCGGGCGGCCACTCCCCTGGTGCAGCTTGCTGACCTGCGCCCCCTCATGCGCATGCGCGTCCCCGAGCGGTCGTTTTACTGGCGCGGCATCAGCGACCAGGCGTACGGAGAATGGCCCGTGGACAAGTCGCTGCGCCCCCCGCAGGCCTTCCCGGTCCGCGCCGGCTGGATGAAGGCGATCCTGGCAGCGCAGCAAGAAGTGGCCTCCGGCCTCAAGCTGCCCATGCCCATATTGGTCCTGCTCTCGGCCAAAAGCATGCTGGGCCCCGTCTGGAGCGACGCCATGCTGCATGCGGACGTGGTGCTGGATGTTCGTTCGCTGGCACTGCGGACGCTGTCGCTGGGCGACAGCGTGAGCCTGGAACGCATCGAGGGTGCGCTGCACGAGGTGTTCCTGAGCCTCGGTCCCGTCAGGCACGAGGCCTATGCACGGCTGGAGCGGTGGATGCGCGGCTACGTCGATCCGCCGGCATGA
- a CDS encoding FAD-binding dehydrogenase: protein MESNGARTWTQADVVVVGAGLSGLVAAAEAYNAGRTVIILDQEPEASLGGQAHWSFGGLFLVDSPEQRRLGVKDSAELALSDWMGSASFDRPEDALPRQWAEAYVNFAAGEKRTWLHSLGVRFFPLVQWAERGGYDAQGHGNSVPRFHVVWGTGPGILAPFLAKVQEGVAAGKVQFGFRHRATELVFDGARVAGVGGQLLKASAVGRGEASSRAVAGDFSVGAGAVVVTTGGIGGNHPMVRDQWPGGNGPGYMLTGVPASVDGEFQQAVAGAGGALINTDRMWHYPEGIHNTDPVWPNHGIRILSGPSPLWLDATGRRLPVPLFPGFDSIGTLRHLETTGHDHSWFILNKTIIEKEFALSGSEQNPDLTGKDMKLLAKRALPGAPGPIQNFIDRGVDFLQAATAPELAAKMNALVGSELIDPAGLQETLEARDRQVVSGLGKDMQLNAVREARRFATDKLMRVVPPHPMLAPEHGPLFAVRLSTLTRKSLGGLATDLQSRVLDGGGSPIPGLYAAGEAAGFGGGGMHGYRSLEGTFLGGCLFSGRTAGRHAAGATVL, encoded by the coding sequence ATGGAGAGCAATGGTGCGCGCACATGGACACAGGCAGACGTAGTTGTGGTGGGGGCCGGGCTGTCCGGGCTGGTGGCTGCGGCGGAGGCCTACAACGCCGGGCGCACCGTCATCATTCTCGACCAGGAGCCCGAGGCATCCCTGGGCGGGCAGGCGCACTGGTCCTTCGGCGGGCTGTTCCTGGTGGACTCACCCGAGCAGCGGCGCCTGGGCGTGAAGGATTCCGCCGAGCTGGCGCTGTCCGACTGGATGGGTTCGGCCTCCTTTGACCGCCCTGAGGACGCCCTGCCGCGCCAGTGGGCCGAAGCCTACGTCAACTTCGCCGCCGGCGAGAAGCGCACCTGGCTGCATTCGCTCGGTGTCCGCTTCTTCCCGCTCGTGCAGTGGGCCGAGCGCGGCGGCTACGATGCCCAGGGCCACGGCAACTCGGTGCCCCGCTTCCATGTGGTGTGGGGCACCGGCCCCGGCATCCTGGCCCCGTTCCTGGCCAAGGTGCAGGAAGGCGTCGCGGCCGGGAAGGTGCAGTTCGGCTTCCGCCACCGCGCCACGGAGCTGGTGTTCGACGGCGCCCGGGTCGCCGGGGTGGGCGGGCAGCTGCTGAAGGCATCCGCCGTCGGCCGGGGAGAGGCGAGCAGCCGCGCGGTGGCCGGCGACTTCAGCGTGGGGGCCGGTGCCGTGGTGGTGACGACCGGCGGGATCGGCGGCAACCACCCCATGGTCCGCGACCAGTGGCCGGGCGGCAACGGTCCCGGCTACATGCTGACGGGGGTCCCGGCGTCAGTGGACGGCGAATTCCAGCAGGCGGTGGCCGGGGCGGGCGGGGCCCTGATCAACACCGACCGCATGTGGCACTACCCGGAAGGCATCCACAACACGGATCCAGTGTGGCCCAACCACGGCATCCGGATCCTGTCAGGGCCGTCGCCGCTGTGGCTGGACGCCACGGGCAGGCGGCTGCCGGTGCCGCTGTTTCCCGGCTTTGACTCGATTGGCACGCTGCGGCACCTGGAGACCACGGGGCACGACCATTCGTGGTTCATCCTGAACAAGACCATCATTGAGAAGGAGTTTGCGCTCTCGGGCTCCGAGCAGAATCCGGACTTGACCGGCAAGGACATGAAGCTGCTGGCCAAGCGTGCCCTGCCGGGCGCCCCGGGGCCGATCCAGAACTTCATCGACCGGGGCGTGGACTTCCTGCAGGCCGCCACGGCGCCCGAGCTGGCCGCGAAAATGAACGCGCTTGTGGGCAGTGAGCTCATCGACCCTGCCGGGCTGCAGGAGACGCTCGAGGCGCGGGACCGGCAGGTGGTCAGCGGGCTCGGCAAGGACATGCAGCTCAACGCGGTCCGGGAGGCGCGCCGCTTCGCCACGGACAAGCTGATGCGCGTCGTCCCCCCGCACCCCATGCTGGCGCCGGAGCACGGGCCGCTGTTTGCCGTGCGGCTGAGCACGCTGACGCGCAAGAGCCTGGGCGGGCTGGCCACGGACCTGCAGTCCCGGGTTCTCGACGGTGGCGGCTCCCCCATTCCCGGCCTCTACGCCGCCGGCGAGGCTGCCGGCTTTGGCGGCGGCGGCATGCATGGCTACCGGTCGTTGGAAGGAACGTTTCTGGGCGGCTGCCTGTTCTCCGGACGGACGGCGGGACGGCACGCGGCAGGTGCCACCGTCTTATGA
- a CDS encoding quinone-dependent dihydroorotate dehydrogenase: MRIYPTVFRLCFSWMDAEKAHKIGFTMIKTIHAVGAGAVLRRMFTPDPALQTEALGMTFPTPFGLAAGFDKEGQGINALANLGFGHVEVGTITGQAQDGNPQPRLFRLVEDRAVINRMGFNNDGAAAVAPRLKQALAGLRKTYPGVRPVIGVNIGKTKVVELEDALGDYLVSASTLAPSADYMVVNVSSPNTPGLRLLQDVATLRPLLTGVREAADAAAGRHVPLLVKIAPDLADEDVAEVAALALELKLDGIIATNTTISRDGLKSPAAQVEEKGAGGLSGAPLKARSLAVLKQLKAIVGEDLTLVSVGGVESGADVQQRLDAGATLVQGYTAFLYEGPFWAARINKELAALRK, encoded by the coding sequence ATGCGAATATATCCCACAGTTTTCCGGCTTTGTTTCTCCTGGATGGATGCCGAAAAGGCTCACAAAATCGGCTTCACCATGATCAAGACCATCCATGCTGTGGGAGCCGGCGCTGTGCTGCGGCGCATGTTCACCCCGGATCCCGCCCTGCAGACCGAAGCGCTGGGCATGACCTTCCCCACCCCGTTCGGCCTGGCCGCCGGTTTCGACAAGGAGGGCCAGGGCATCAACGCGCTCGCCAACCTGGGCTTCGGCCACGTTGAGGTGGGCACCATCACCGGCCAGGCCCAGGACGGGAACCCGCAGCCGCGACTCTTCCGCCTGGTGGAGGACCGTGCCGTCATCAACCGCATGGGCTTCAACAACGACGGCGCCGCCGCCGTCGCGCCGCGCCTCAAGCAGGCGCTGGCCGGCCTGCGCAAGACCTACCCGGGGGTGCGCCCGGTCATTGGCGTCAACATTGGCAAGACCAAGGTGGTGGAGCTCGAGGACGCACTGGGCGACTACCTGGTCAGCGCCAGCACGCTGGCCCCTTCGGCCGACTACATGGTGGTCAATGTCAGTTCCCCCAACACGCCGGGCCTGCGCCTCCTCCAGGACGTCGCCACGCTCCGCCCGCTGCTGACAGGGGTCCGCGAGGCCGCTGACGCCGCGGCAGGCCGCCATGTGCCGCTGCTGGTGAAGATCGCCCCGGACCTGGCCGATGAGGACGTGGCCGAGGTCGCCGCCCTCGCCCTGGAGCTGAAGCTCGACGGCATCATCGCCACCAACACCACCATCAGCCGCGACGGCTTGAAGAGCCCGGCCGCCCAGGTTGAGGAAAAGGGCGCCGGCGGCCTCTCCGGCGCGCCGCTGAAGGCCCGCTCGCTTGCCGTGTTGAAGCAGCTGAAGGCCATCGTGGGCGAGGATCTCACCCTGGTTTCCGTGGGCGGCGTGGAAAGCGGCGCCGACGTCCAGCAGCGCCTCGACGCCGGCGCCACGCTGGTCCAGGGCTACACGGCCTTCCTCTACGAGGGTCCCTTCTGGGCTGCCCGCATCAACAAGGAATTGGCAGCCCTGCGCAAATAG
- a CDS encoding aldo/keto reductase family protein translates to MEYRYLGRSGLKITEITYGNWLTHGSQVENDVATACVRAALDAGITTFDTADAYANGAAEEVLGAALASERRESLEVFTKVYWPVGPKGPNDTGLSRKHIMEGINNSLRRLNMDYVDLYQAHRFDYETPLEETIAAFGDVVRAGKALYIGVSEWNAQQLRDGQALARANGFSLVSNQPQYSALWRVIEPEVIPASIELGMSQVVWSPMAQGVLSGKYLPGAPLPAGSRATDEHGGKNTIKDYLDDQILTNVQKLRPVADELGLSMAQLAIAWVLQNENVATALVGASRPEQVAENVKASGVKIPAELMAAIDTALAPSVVNDPAKTVSPPTRVA, encoded by the coding sequence ATGGAATACCGCTACCTTGGCCGTTCAGGCCTGAAAATCACTGAAATCACCTATGGCAACTGGCTGACCCACGGCTCGCAGGTGGAGAACGACGTCGCCACGGCGTGCGTGCGTGCCGCGCTCGACGCCGGCATCACGACCTTCGACACGGCCGACGCCTACGCGAACGGCGCTGCCGAGGAGGTCCTGGGTGCGGCGCTGGCCTCCGAACGCCGCGAGTCCCTGGAAGTGTTCACAAAGGTGTACTGGCCGGTCGGCCCGAAGGGGCCCAACGACACCGGGCTCTCGCGCAAGCACATCATGGAGGGCATCAACAACTCACTGCGCCGCCTGAACATGGACTACGTGGACCTGTACCAGGCGCACCGCTTCGACTACGAAACTCCGCTGGAGGAGACGATTGCGGCGTTTGGCGACGTGGTCCGGGCGGGCAAGGCGCTGTACATCGGCGTGTCGGAATGGAACGCGCAGCAGCTGCGCGACGGGCAGGCCCTGGCCCGTGCGAACGGCTTCTCGCTGGTGTCCAACCAGCCGCAATACTCCGCCCTGTGGCGGGTCATTGAGCCCGAGGTGATCCCGGCGTCGATAGAGCTGGGGATGTCCCAGGTGGTCTGGTCGCCCATGGCGCAGGGCGTGCTCTCCGGCAAGTACCTGCCCGGCGCTCCCCTGCCGGCCGGCTCGCGCGCCACGGACGAGCATGGCGGGAAGAACACCATCAAGGACTACCTCGATGACCAGATCCTCACCAATGTGCAGAAGCTGCGGCCCGTGGCCGACGAGCTGGGCCTTTCCATGGCGCAGCTCGCCATCGCCTGGGTCCTGCAAAACGAGAATGTGGCCACCGCACTCGTGGGCGCCTCGCGACCCGAGCAGGTTGCCGAGAACGTCAAGGCCTCCGGGGTGAAGATCCCGGCCGAGCTCATGGCCGCGATCGACACCGCCCTGGCCCCGTCCGTTGTGAACGACCCCGCCAAGACGGTCAGCCCGCCCACGCGCGTGGCGTAG
- a CDS encoding DUF3043 domain-containing protein yields the protein MFGRKKDQAPDPQVTPVSDVQPARSKDPQSAKGVPTPSRKEQEEARKRPLVPNDRAAAKVAARDSRREEQARMRRALDTGEERFLPARDKGPQKRFARDYVDARFSLGEFVMFAALAIVLLTLVVPVRNADGSSNDSQLIIFGLFWVMVAFVAVDVWLMSRRLKKALVAKFRTIDPGVVWYACMRSMQFRRLRLPKPMVRRGEWPS from the coding sequence GTGTTTGGACGTAAGAAAGATCAAGCCCCCGACCCGCAGGTAACGCCTGTCTCCGACGTGCAGCCTGCCCGGTCCAAGGACCCGCAGTCCGCCAAGGGTGTGCCCACCCCTTCCCGGAAGGAGCAGGAGGAAGCCCGCAAGCGCCCCCTCGTGCCCAACGACAGGGCAGCCGCCAAGGTGGCGGCCCGCGACTCCCGCCGTGAAGAGCAGGCCCGCATGCGCCGCGCCCTGGACACCGGGGAGGAGAGGTTCCTGCCGGCCCGCGACAAGGGCCCGCAGAAGCGCTTTGCGCGCGACTACGTCGACGCACGCTTCAGCCTTGGCGAGTTTGTCATGTTTGCCGCGCTGGCCATTGTGCTGCTGACGCTCGTGGTGCCCGTGCGCAATGCCGACGGCTCCTCCAACGACTCCCAGCTGATCATCTTCGGCCTCTTCTGGGTCATGGTGGCCTTCGTCGCCGTGGATGTTTGGCTCATGTCGCGCAGGCTCAAGAAGGCCTTGGTCGCCAAGTTCCGCACGATCGACCCCGGCGTGGTCTGGTACGCCTGCATGCGCTCCATGCAGTTCCGCCGCCTGCGCCTGCCCAAGCCGATGGTCCGCCGCGGGGAATGGCCCTCCTGA
- a CDS encoding dipeptidase, with product MTHHEPQNPATAPDLAARVPVAELRGSVAAAFSTTVSELIDLVAIPGIAWDAFDAAQLERSAEAVAALIRSAGIDDVQILRVPKDDGTPGGPAVVARKKAAPGKPTVVLYAHHDVQPPGDEALWDSTPFTAQERNGRLYGRGAADDKAGIMAHIAAFRALTATLGDSFGIGVTFFIEGEEEAGSPTFAAFLKEHNALLAGDVIVVADSANWQVGIPALTTSLRGLVDGTVEVRVSKHAVHSGMFGGPLLDAPTLLARLIATFHDDRGSVAVKGLQSSDTAALDYPEELFRADAGVLDGVELAGTGSLASRLWTQPALSVIGMDITGVDMSSNTLIPMARAKVSLRIAPGQDPAQAMASLEEHVVAHAPFGAQVSFVPGEGGQPFATDTAAPAAQAALWAMGESWGVPAVETGMGGSIPFIADLKESFPDAQILVTGVEDPDSRAHSANESLHLAEFEKAIVSQSLMLAAINAGALGEH from the coding sequence ATGACCCATCATGAACCGCAAAACCCAGCAACAGCCCCCGACCTGGCGGCCCGCGTGCCCGTCGCGGAGCTGCGCGGCAGCGTTGCCGCAGCCTTCAGCACCACCGTTTCGGAGCTCATCGACCTCGTCGCCATCCCCGGCATCGCCTGGGACGCCTTCGATGCGGCCCAGCTGGAGCGCAGCGCCGAAGCCGTCGCCGCCCTGATCCGCTCCGCAGGCATCGACGACGTGCAGATCCTGCGCGTCCCCAAGGACGACGGCACCCCCGGCGGCCCCGCCGTCGTCGCACGCAAAAAAGCAGCCCCGGGCAAGCCCACCGTTGTCCTCTATGCCCACCACGACGTGCAGCCCCCGGGCGACGAAGCCCTGTGGGACAGCACGCCGTTCACGGCGCAGGAACGCAACGGCCGCCTGTACGGACGCGGCGCCGCCGACGACAAGGCCGGCATCATGGCCCACATCGCGGCGTTCCGCGCGCTCACCGCAACGCTGGGCGACTCGTTCGGCATCGGGGTCACGTTCTTCATCGAGGGCGAGGAGGAGGCGGGTTCTCCCACCTTCGCCGCATTCCTGAAGGAACACAACGCACTGCTTGCCGGCGACGTCATCGTCGTGGCCGACTCCGCGAACTGGCAGGTGGGCATCCCGGCCCTGACCACAAGCCTGCGCGGGCTGGTCGACGGCACCGTGGAGGTGCGCGTCAGCAAGCACGCCGTCCACTCCGGCATGTTCGGAGGGCCCCTGCTGGATGCCCCCACCCTCCTGGCACGGCTTATCGCCACCTTCCATGACGATCGCGGCTCCGTGGCCGTCAAGGGGCTGCAAAGCTCCGACACCGCTGCCCTTGACTACCCGGAAGAGCTGTTCCGTGCCGATGCTGGCGTGCTCGACGGCGTGGAGCTGGCCGGGACGGGAAGCCTCGCCTCCCGCCTGTGGACCCAGCCCGCCCTGTCCGTCATTGGCATGGACATCACCGGCGTGGATATGAGTTCAAACACACTGATCCCCATGGCCCGGGCCAAGGTCAGCCTGCGCATCGCGCCGGGCCAGGACCCTGCCCAAGCGATGGCCTCCCTGGAGGAGCATGTGGTGGCGCATGCCCCCTTCGGCGCCCAGGTTTCCTTTGTTCCCGGCGAGGGCGGACAGCCCTTCGCCACGGACACAGCCGCCCCGGCAGCCCAGGCGGCGCTGTGGGCCATGGGGGAGTCGTGGGGAGTGCCGGCAGTGGAGACGGGAATGGGTGGGTCAATTCCGTTCATTGCCGACCTGAAGGAGAGCTTTCCGGATGCCCAAATCCTGGTCACCGGCGTCGAAGATCCAGACTCGCGGGCGCACAGCGCCAACGAGTCACTGCACCTGGCCGAATTTGAAAAGGCGATCGTTTCCCAGTCCCTGATGCTGGCGGCCATCAACGCCGGGGCGCTGGGGGAACATTAG
- a CDS encoding HesB/IscA family protein, which produces MTANVQEDSSATTATEAELPTHGVLISDVAAGKVRSLLEQEGRTDLRLRVAVQPGGCSGLIYQLYFDERMLDGDAVRDFDGVEVVIDKMSVPYLDGASIDFEDTISKQGFTIDNPNAGGSCACGDSFH; this is translated from the coding sequence ATGACAGCAAATGTCCAAGAAGATTCTTCAGCCACCACGGCCACTGAAGCCGAACTGCCCACCCACGGTGTGCTTATCAGTGATGTGGCAGCCGGCAAGGTCCGCAGCCTCCTCGAGCAGGAAGGCCGGACGGACCTGCGCTTGCGCGTGGCCGTGCAGCCGGGAGGCTGCTCAGGCCTGATCTACCAGCTGTACTTCGACGAGCGCATGCTCGACGGGGACGCGGTCCGGGATTTTGACGGCGTTGAAGTTGTCATCGACAAGATGAGCGTGCCGTACCTTGACGGCGCCAGCATTGACTTTGAAGACACCATCTCAAAGCAGGGGTTCACCATTGACAACCCCAACGCCGGCGGCTCATGCGCCTGTGGCGATTCCTTCCACTAA
- the coxB gene encoding cytochrome c oxidase subunit II, with product MSSQDRTGSRRAKVIPIAGLAIAGALALSGCTAENKNGWMPAERDTTNHTAGIIDLWVNTWITILIIGLITWGLIIWCIIAYRRRKGATGFPRQTSYNLPLEVFYVLVPLFMVLVFFHFTDVEQKSINARDDNPDVTIDVRAKQWSFDFNYLAGNDVKESVYSVGVQAELDGKPFDKSTLPTLYLPVNRSVELQLNSREVIHSFWVPAFLDKKDMLPGKTNYMTLTPTALGTYDGKCAELCGEYHSEMLFNVKVVTQEEFDAHLEELKAKGQTGELTEKYDRNPDTVNSVNANK from the coding sequence GTGAGTTCGCAGGACCGAACCGGCAGCCGACGCGCAAAAGTCATCCCCATAGCAGGGCTGGCTATTGCCGGAGCGTTAGCTTTGTCAGGATGCACGGCAGAGAATAAGAACGGCTGGATGCCAGCCGAACGTGATACCACCAATCACACGGCTGGGATCATCGATCTGTGGGTCAACACATGGATCACCATCTTGATCATTGGTTTGATCACCTGGGGCCTGATCATCTGGTGCATCATTGCCTACCGTCGTCGCAAGGGTGCCACCGGCTTCCCGCGTCAGACGAGTTACAACCTCCCGTTGGAGGTTTTTTATGTGTTGGTGCCGTTGTTCATGGTGCTGGTCTTCTTCCACTTCACCGATGTGGAGCAGAAGTCCATCAACGCCCGTGACGACAACCCGGACGTGACAATTGACGTCCGAGCCAAGCAGTGGTCTTTTGACTTCAACTACTTGGCAGGCAACGACGTCAAGGAGTCCGTGTACTCCGTGGGTGTCCAGGCCGAGCTGGACGGCAAGCCGTTCGACAAGTCGACCTTGCCCACGCTGTACCTGCCCGTCAACCGATCGGTTGAGCTCCAGCTGAACTCCCGTGAAGTGATCCACTCCTTCTGGGTCCCGGCATTCCTTGACAAGAAGGACATGCTTCCCGGCAAGACCAACTACATGACCCTGACGCCCACGGCGCTGGGCACGTACGACGGCAAGTGTGCCGAGCTCTGTGGCGAGTACCACTCCGAGATGCTGTTCAACGTCAAGGTTGTCACGCAGGAAGAGTTTGATGCACACCTGGAAGAGTTGAAGGCCAAGGGCCAGACCGGCGAGCTGACCGAGAAGTACGACCGCAACCCGGACACAGTTAACTCTGTGAACGCGAATAAGTAG